The region GTCTCACCCAGTTTTGCGCGCAGCAGCGGCAGCCAGATTTTTTCAAACGTACGGCGGCCGGACAAGCGTGTGAGCCATTCGGAAACCGGCACGCGTTCGAGCTTCTGCCAATTTTTGATTTTGGAAGCATAGGCAATGGTCACGCCCAGCCGCAACTTATCAAAAAGATGCAACGGCGGAAAACGCAGAAACTCAACCGTGTTCGACATCGAGTGGAGTTTACCGCCGGTGTAAAAGCCGGTGCGGGTATTGACCCAATGAATTTCTTTTTCCAAACCCAACTCAGATAACAACACACGCAGATGCGTGTCCGACATTAGGATCACATGATAATAACGATCCCAGGAAATATTGCCGATCGTCCACGCGCTGGCCAAACCGCCCAGGTGTTTTCCCGCCTCGACGAGCGTGACGTCCTCGCCGCGTTGCGCCAGGCGATGCGCCAGGGTCATACCGAGCATGCCGCCGCCAATGACGGCCCAACGCTTGCGCTCCTGCAGATCGACGCCAGCAGTTTTTCTTGTGTTGCTGTTCATGGTTGCACTTGTCTGCATGTTGCAATGGTTTTTTATTAACGATTCGGCGGGTTCAGCTCAAGCACCACTTTATCCTTGACGGCATACCTCAAGCCGCACGCCGAGCATTTAATTTCAGTAGTGCCGTCACCGTTGTTTTCCGAGAAACGCATGAGCAATTGTCCGCAACGGCATACACAACCAACCGACTTTGCCGGATGGCCGAATACCAAATGAAAATCGGGAACGGATTTCGTGACCAACGAACCCATGCCGACCATGGCAAATCTTCCAATCACCAGATCATTGCCGATAACGCAGCCCGCGCCGATGGTCGCGCCTTCACGCACCAGCGTCGGCAACGTATGTTCGTCGGGATCGGAAGATCTGAGCTGCTTCAAATCCGGCGTGGCCGCGCGCGGGAAACGGTCGTTCGTGAAAATCGTGCCCGCGCTGATCATTACGCCGTCTTCGATTGTCACGGCGGTGCAAATGGAAACGAAGGCGTTGATCTTGACGCGATTTCCGGTTTTGACCTCATAAGCGAGATAGGATTTCTCCCCGACGATGCACTGCTCACCGATTTGCGCCCCATAGCGGAGGTGAACGTTGTCCCAAACGCTCGAACCTGCTCCGATTTTGACGCCATCTTCGATGATAGCTGTAGGATGAATGCGGCACGTCGATGGCATTGCCGTGTCCGCCTTCTGTGTCGCGTGTTGATCTCCATGAATCATGTCGTTTTTCTTTCGTTTCTTGAGAGAAGAGGGCTTTTTCGTCGCCGGCGCATGGCCGTTGGACGCTTCAGCCCTCTTGCGTTGATGATGGTGGATGAACTTAATCGTCGCTTCTAGGCTGCTTTGCGGACAACGTTCAATGTCTCCGCGTCCTCGATTTTCACCCATTTGTTCGTGTGCATTGCATGGTAAGCGGCTGCGATGACGCGCACGGATTCCAGCGCATCTTGTAAGTCGATCACCGGCGCTTCTCCGTGTTTGATCGCGCCGGCAAAATTTTTGAGCTGGGCGCTGAATGCGCGCAGCTTGTCATAGCCCGCGCCGAACGGCACCCAAACGGAATTTTCGTGAAGCTTGTATTTCGAGCTTCTCCAGCCGATGTGAATGACGCCTCGTGTGCCATAAATGTCAATGAACGAGTCACGTTCCTTTTGGATGGACCAACTGAGATCGATTGTACCCGTAACGCCACTGGCGGTCCGGAGACAAATCAGCGCCGTATCCTCTACGTCGATTGGCTGCACGCGCTTTCCCGCCATTGCTTGCACCTCGACGATCGCGCCGAGCAGGTAGCGTGCGATGTCAATGGAATGGCATCCGTTGTCCATCAGCACGCCGCCGCCGGAAAGCTCCTTTTGAGAATTCCATCGCTGCGCCATATCCACTTTACCGCTAAAAACATTTTCGAATACGACCGCCTCGCCGAGCAGGCCGGAGGCAAGCAGGCGTTTGGCCGAAATTACGTCTTCGACATACCGGAACTTGGAGGCCATCATGAGCATTAGGCCTTTTTGCTGGGCTTTCTGCGCCATCAACAACGCGTCTTGCA is a window of Cytophagia bacterium CHB2 DNA encoding:
- a CDS encoding N-acetyltransferase, which produces MPSTCRIHPTAIIEDGVKIGAGSSVWDNVHLRYGAQIGEQCIVGEKSYLAYEVKTGNRVKINAFVSICTAVTIEDGVMISAGTIFTNDRFPRAATPDLKQLRSSDPDEHTLPTLVREGATIGAGCVIGNDLVIGRFAMVGMGSLVTKSVPDFHLVFGHPAKSVGCVCRCGQLLMRFSENNGDGTTEIKCSACGLRYAVKDKVVLELNPPNR
- a CDS encoding Gfo/Idh/MocA family oxidoreductase, with product MSGITKKAHLNLALIGCGRIAESHLEAIAQNPECTLLSAADVRKEAAQKVADKFGCQAFTDYRQVLNNPEVEAVIVCTPPATHAEIALFFLDHGIHVLCEKPLAVHVQDALLMAQKAQQKGLMLMMASKFRYVEDVISAKRLLASGLLGEAVVFENVFSGKVDMAQRWNSQKELSGGGVLMDNGCHSIDIARYLLGAIVEVQAMAGKRVQPIDVEDTALICLRTASGVTGTIDLSWSIQKERDSFIDIYGTRGVIHIGWRSSKYKLHENSVWVPFGAGYDKLRAFSAQLKNFAGAIKHGEAPVIDLQDALESVRVIAAAYHAMHTNKWVKIEDAETLNVVRKAA